Within the Vigna angularis cultivar LongXiaoDou No.4 chromosome 10, ASM1680809v1, whole genome shotgun sequence genome, the region TTTTACCAAACTTTATGAAAcacttcaaatattttaaacctTCAATTTTTTAAGTGTTTGTACTTTCTTAACTGAATAGAGTTGTGTCTACATAAAACATTCAAGATACTTTAATATTCAAGTTAACCAAAtacatagaaaaataattaatattataataaatagtcataattaatttaatattctatgttatttatattatatttatagatttttttaattttataaactcaACTCATGTCATTAATTACCTTAATtagtcttttattatttttttatttaatcatatatatatatatatatatattatccaaAAGTTTGCaatccaattttaatttttttaatgaccttctttctatttatttgttattatttttgtacgtgttaaacacaataaaaacaatttcgtaaataaaaaaatgtctgAAACCAACTTATAATTCCGAGTCAAGTGAATAGACAATCAATAATCACAAATATATCAAAAGACAGCAAAACAAATACTCAACCACTGCACAACACGACGAACCTTGAAAACTGACCACCTcgaaaacaatttaaattaaaaataaaacaaaatactgATAGAGCAATGACCTGTCGCCACGTGTCGTAACTGCACTGGAATGTCATAGGTGAAACCTAACCACCACAAATTTTAAGCCTCAGAAATGACCTTTTCGTTCGAGTGGGACCCACCACACTTGTTTTTGGGCTTTTGCTGACTCAACCGTCCCAATCTCTTGTCCTCCAAAAAGCATTCTCTTTTCTTACGTGGCACATCATTCTCCTCAAGCCAACTaacaatatcattttttttcaaattctttagtattattatttaaaaataaataaaatttaaatgtcaCTCATTTCCTATTAAAACCACTCATGATTTAGTGCGTTCTATCATAATTGCATATTGTTAAAAAGATCAATTTTAAATGAATGCAATAAAGAAATACACTGATGATATTTTCACCGTAATaagttgaataaaaaataaagcattGAAAACGAGTTTAATGAcgatgtaaaataattttattatacattattatttaattaaaaatatatttacgaTGTTAAAATTATCACTTCAATATAGTCTAGGTATTGAATCTAAATACAtacttaaagaaagaaaattacgTATTATTTATGCCACTTCCTTGGATAATTTGTTGTTGCCTAAATATCCTTCCGACAAGCaaccattattttattttctagttaTACGAACTCAGTTGAAGCTTGATTTCCATCAAATAcatgttatttaaatatctaataaattaattacatgTTTGATAGACGCGGttgttttggaaaaaaaaaagagagaagacaTGAGGCATAATTAATTCCAACTtgtagaaaattaaatatgcccccttagtaatttttaaaattaataaattttacttttatttgtatAAGAATACATTATAAactttgaaataataatttatcattttataaatatgtgtGCTTTTTAGTTTTATACTTGTAAATCTTAagtcattatttaaaatttttaatatttattttaaaagaaataaataacattaattcgatatttatttttaatattataaaataaacatgtttcagacaatttactttttatatatttattttaaatccaGTACCACATAACTAGTTTCTTACTCATGTTTGCCTATAAATCACTCGATTTTCTGCTACAATTTCCCCTCTTCTCTTCCGCAGCTTTCAGTCTAGGATCCTCAAAAtctcaattttttctttctctgttgcAGTAACGCAATCATGCAAGTTCCTTTGATAGACAGGATCAACGATCTTCAAGTGGGTTTAAATTCTCTGCAAACcccatctttttcttctcagaTCACAACTTCCCTCGCTTCCGTTTCCATAGCATACAATTTCTGCAAATGGGGCGCAGTGATTCTTGCCCTAGTCGCTACCTTCGGCAGCATAATCAACAGAATCACCATTTTCATCATTCGCTTCCGCACCAAAGCCCCTTCTCTTCCCTCAATCGAAGAATACGACGACGTTTACTCCTCCACTGACGACGACGACGACTACGAAAACGACGACGATTTAACCTACTCGTCATCAGAGTACGAAGACGAACCCTCCGCGTCTTCCAGCTTCATTCGTTTGGAAGACTATTTCCGAGTCAGAGGTACCGACGATAACGACGATAACCAAAACGACGAGTTCCAGACCCAAAACGGCACGCACAAACGACGTGGTAGCATCGGAGATATATTTTCCCTCTCAGAACTCGCCAACAGCAAGAGCGTCGTGAAGCTCTGGGACAGCATAGGCTTCGGGCTGGGATTAGATTTCGATGATTACGAGGATGGCGTCGTTTCGACTTACGACCCCGCGAGCTCCACGGCGTCGCCCGCGGTGATGGTCTCGGCCGGAGAGGGCGCGTGCGGGAATCTGGCGGTGGAGATTTGGGACACGCGCCTGCGGCGTCGGAAGCCGACGGTGGTGGCGGAGTGGGGGCCCACCGTGGGAAAGACTCTGCGCGTGGAATCTGGCGGCGTGCAGAAGGTTTATGTAAGAGACGACGGACGTAACGGCGTGACGGTGGGGGACATGAGAAATGTCAGCACGCCGTTAGGCAACGTGACGGAGTCTGACGCGGATACTTGGTGGGATGCGGACGCAATTGTTGTTTCGGACGAACAGCAATCAATGTGCAACAACCAACTTGAATAATTGATGGTCCTTTTTGGGTGCTGgaaatataatgataataataataaaatgaaaaaaaaatagaaggcCCCACCATTTTTTCTTAAGAGAAAttgtttatttgtattattCAATTTGAAgtttataattgtaaattaataaattagttcTTTGGTTTTGTACATAGCTCAAGCTTGTGTGGTGGGAAATAAGCGATCTTGTTTCCTTGAAATCATTGATGACAACTTTCTTATAGTGATTGTTTCTTAGTTGGCTTTCCAAagatttagttataatttaatccaataataaatttaataattatacgAAGTGTtgtaaatatgttaaaaaatatggACATAAAACCATTACTttgacttttaattaattatgatttaatgTAATGAAATGTTGACCCTAGGAAGTTTCCTAGCCAGCGAACTTTTCAAATATGATGAAGGTATCTTGAGAGGTCACGTGCATTGGTCATAACAAAGCGTAGAGATTTAAACGCATAAGAATGGTGTCTGACTAAATATTTAGTTCACGTTGTTTATAAATGTTCTAGAGATTCCTCGactttaaattagaaaaattaaaattaatattttttttctttaccatTTCTTATTTATGAGTGACATGTCTcttgttataattatattttccaaaGAATGAgtagtatataatttttttattatttgatttactAATTGTTTTTCgatattttaagaattataaatatctcaatatattatgaaatattttagatgttttcattaacattttatttataattgtatattagttcctaaactttttttaaaattgtaaattgatccttatattttcttaatgaaTGCAAAATAgtccttaattatttttttagtatttgcaaCTTAGTGTATTAGTATTTAATGTTAAGTCTAATTTcgaaaagaaaagaacaaataaaactaacaaGGTTGGAATCAACTCTAGATAGTACCAAATAATCAAATCATTTTTCTTGCATATGGACAATAAAAGAGAAACTCCTACCATAATGTTAAGACAATGGACACAAAAAGAcggaagaaagaagaaggaagaaccAACAAGCATCGAGAAAAATCACAAGAGAAAAAGACACTAGAAAGATAAGTATAAACATTCCTCCATCCTTTAATTTCATGTACCATCTTAgcttaaaatatcataaacaattattatttctattcaAAGCAGGAAGATGACAAAAAGTAAAGTTCAAAATAATGAGGTTATCCTACAGGCTAAGGTTGTACAATCTGCTAGTTTTAAGGataaaaatacaattacaaCATCGATGTGTTATTTCGGAATAATACAAGAGATGGGTTTATTATGTCAGTTTTAGAGTTTCAGTTTttaagtgtaaatgggttgatagcAATTCAGGTGTGATGATAGATGATATTGGGTTCACTTTGGTGGATCTTAACAAAAATGAGTAATACAGATGAATCATTTATTATGACTAGTTAAGCAACACAAATATTCTATGTAATTAATCCAACGAATCAGAAATGGTCAGTGGTATTGGAAGGTAGAAGCATGCATATAAATGATGATGAAGACtatatagatatacttaagaCAACATCtttctcatcaagaaccatTGAAAACAAGATGAGTGATACagatgaaccatttattatgaCTAGTCAAGCAACAcatatattatatgtaattgATCAACGAATGAGAAATGATCAATGGT harbors:
- the LOC108334960 gene encoding uncharacterized protein LOC108334960 codes for the protein MQVPLIDRINDLQVGLNSLQTPSFSSQITTSLASVSIAYNFCKWGAVILALVATFGSIINRITIFIIRFRTKAPSLPSIEEYDDVYSSTDDDDDYENDDDLTYSSSEYEDEPSASSSFIRLEDYFRVRGTDDNDDNQNDEFQTQNGTHKRRGSIGDIFSLSELANSKSVVKLWDSIGFGLGLDFDDYEDGVVSTYDPASSTASPAVMVSAGEGACGNLAVEIWDTRLRRRKPTVVAEWGPTVGKTLRVESGGVQKVYVRDDGRNGVTVGDMRNVSTPLGNVTESDADTWWDADAIVVSDEQQSMCNNQLE